From Pseudonocardia autotrophica, one genomic window encodes:
- a CDS encoding DUF3017 domain-containing protein, whose translation MSSRTGHGLRARLRAHWPLLVVLLIALVGLQRVVTEHWREGSALFAVALLVATGLRVTLPQDRVGLLAIRGRYTDALIYGGFGVAVLLLALTITSSSLTVS comes from the coding sequence GTGAGCAGCCGGACCGGGCACGGACTGCGGGCCCGCCTGCGTGCGCACTGGCCGCTGCTCGTGGTGCTCCTGATCGCCCTGGTCGGTCTGCAGCGGGTGGTGACCGAGCACTGGCGGGAGGGCTCCGCGCTGTTCGCGGTGGCGTTGCTGGTCGCGACCGGCTTGCGGGTCACGCTGCCGCAGGACCGGGTGGGGCTGCTCGCGATCCGCGGCCGGTACACCGACGCACTGATCTACGGCGGATTCGGTGTCGCGGTCCTGCTGCTCGCCCTGACGATCACCAGCAGCTCGCTCACGGTCAGCTGA
- a CDS encoding bifunctional methylenetetrahydrofolate dehydrogenase/methenyltetrahydrofolate cyclohydrolase, with the protein MSARVMDGKATLADLLEDLRSRVEKLVAAGVTPGLGTVLVGDDPGSQAYVRGKHRDCAKVGITSLQRELPADASQAQVEDVIDELNADPSCTGFIVQLPLPAGLDAGAALERVDPAKDADGLHPVNLGRLVLGEPGPLPCTPRGIVELCRRFDVELDGARVVVVGRGVTVGRPLGLLLTRRSENATVTLCHTGTRDLSAHLREADVVVAAAGKAGLIGADQIRPGATVLDVGVTRTDLGLVGDVSPEVAEVAGKLAPMPGGVGPMTRGMLLTNVVEAAERSLSE; encoded by the coding sequence GTGAGCGCACGGGTGATGGACGGCAAGGCGACGCTGGCGGACCTGCTGGAGGACCTGCGGTCGCGGGTGGAGAAGCTGGTGGCGGCGGGGGTGACCCCCGGGCTGGGCACCGTGCTGGTCGGGGACGATCCCGGTTCGCAGGCCTATGTGCGGGGTAAGCACCGGGACTGCGCCAAGGTGGGGATCACCTCGCTGCAGCGTGAGCTGCCCGCCGACGCGAGCCAGGCGCAGGTCGAGGACGTGATCGACGAGCTGAACGCGGACCCGTCCTGCACCGGGTTCATCGTGCAGCTGCCGCTGCCCGCCGGGCTCGATGCGGGTGCTGCGCTGGAGCGGGTCGACCCGGCCAAGGACGCCGACGGCCTGCACCCGGTCAACCTGGGGCGTCTGGTGCTCGGCGAGCCGGGCCCGCTGCCGTGCACCCCGCGCGGGATCGTGGAGCTGTGCCGCCGCTTCGACGTGGAGCTCGACGGCGCCCGGGTGGTGGTCGTCGGTCGTGGTGTGACGGTCGGGCGTCCGCTCGGCCTGCTGCTGACCCGCCGCAGCGAGAACGCGACGGTGACCCTCTGCCACACCGGTACCCGTGACCTGTCGGCGCACCTGAGGGAGGCCGACGTCGTGGTCGCAGCGGCGGGGAAGGCCGGACTGATCGGCGCGGACCAGATCCGGCCGGGTGCCACGGTGCTGGACGTCGGTGTCACCCGGACCGATCTCGGTCTGGTCGGGGACGTCTCTCCGGAGGTGGCCGAGGTGGCCGGGAAGCTGGCCCCGATGCCCGGTGGCGTGGGCCCGATGACGCGGGGGATGCTTCTGACGAACGTCGTCGAGGCAGCCGAACGCAGCTTGTCGGAGTGA
- a CDS encoding GPR1/FUN34/YaaH family transporter has translation MSVESETAAAAPAAPPAAVAPPTANPALLGLICFLPAGITLGLWFVGYLDTTALPGGMIPALTFSAGLFMMIAAISALRVGDSVSAAIFGVFSAFWTSFGVLLMALNNGWIIDAGTGEALSTAQIGSIQSTYLLSFTLVFILLTLATLRLPLMFTIGFVLVDITFVLAYLGVTAGNAGLFPIAGITTFAFCAVFAYILFDAFGQTLGGRAMAMGNPLVRS, from the coding sequence ATGAGCGTGGAGAGCGAGACCGCCGCTGCAGCCCCCGCGGCACCGCCCGCGGCGGTTGCACCGCCGACCGCCAACCCCGCACTGCTGGGCCTGATCTGTTTCCTGCCCGCGGGCATCACGCTGGGGCTGTGGTTCGTCGGCTACCTCGACACCACCGCACTGCCCGGCGGGATGATTCCCGCTCTGACCTTCTCGGCCGGCCTGTTCATGATGATCGCCGCGATCTCCGCCCTGCGGGTCGGGGACAGCGTCTCCGCCGCGATCTTCGGGGTCTTCTCCGCGTTCTGGACCAGCTTCGGCGTGCTGCTGATGGCACTGAACAACGGCTGGATCATCGATGCGGGCACCGGTGAGGCGCTGTCCACCGCCCAGATCGGATCCATCCAGTCGACCTACCTGCTGTCGTTCACCCTGGTCTTCATCCTGCTGACGCTGGCCACCCTGCGGCTGCCGCTGATGTTCACCATCGGGTTCGTACTGGTCGACATCACGTTCGTGCTCGCCTACCTGGGGGTGACGGCCGGAAACGCCGGGCTCTTCCCGATCGCCGGGATCACCACGTTCGCGTTCTGCGCGGTGTTCGCCTACATCCTGTTCGACGCGTTCGGTCAGACCCTCGGTGGACGCGCGATGGCGATGGGCAATCCGCTCGTCCGGTCCTGA
- a CDS encoding error-prone DNA polymerase, translated as MGWQNPDVPWSELEGALSGRAVTGSSLRGGPEEGDGGDSPAWSAHRGPYEPPEGLRPAAAGAVPYAELHCHSHFSFLDGASSPEELVERAAELGLEAVALTDHDGMYGVVRFAEAARALGMRTVFGAELSLGLSAPQAGVADPEGEHLLLLARGPSGYRALCRTISAAQMRGGEKGRPVYDLDEVVADTAGAVVVLTGCRKGAVRRALDRGGPAAAAVALENLAQRFGREHVRVELTAHGDPCDTERNDALAALAAAAGIGTVATTAAHYATPDRAPLAATVAAVRARRGLDEIDPWLPVAGTAHLRSGAEMALRFDDRYPGAVARAAELGRELAFELHLVAPDLPPFDVPPGETEATWLRKLTRIGVMTRYGSEAEHPFAAHTVQRELAIIEQKNFPGYFLIVHDIVDFCRRSGIFCQGRGSAANSAVCYALGITNVDAVRHGLLFERFLSPDRDGYPDIDLDIESGRREEAIQYVYRRYGRLFAAQVANVITYRPRSAVRDTARALGFSPGQQDAWSKRVERWHALEAEALPQDMPDRLVELAGQLMGAPRHLGIHSGGMVICDRPVSEVVPVEWARMADRTVVQWDKEDCASAGLVKFDLLGLGMLTALHLMVDLVARHDGTRIELHEIGESDPEVYAMLSRADSVGVFQVESRAQMATLPRLRPREFYDLVVEVALIRPGPIQGGSVHPYIRRRNGLEDWEHDHELLKPALDKTLGIPLFQEQMMQIAVDVAGFSAAEADELRRAMGAKRSTERMERLRDRFFDGMAANGITGELASRIFTRMLAFANFGFPESHSISFAALVYYSAWFKRYHPAAFCAALLNAQPMGFYSPQSLVADARRHGVLVRGPDVNSGGADAILQAVGEDEPESTGGWAIRLGLSGIRTIGSELAGVIEAERAAAGSFADLADLARRVRLTGPQAEALATAGAFGCFGVDRREALWAAGVVAGVRPEHLPGTAVGLAAPALPGMTEAELTVSDVWATGVSPDSHPVQHLRAELDALGAVRIDRLDAVGRREQARRNEHQHRSGPDAPPRVLVGGLVTHRQRPATAGGVTFVNLEDESGMLNVTCSEGLWARYRSVALGSAALLVRGRLERSPEGVLNLLADRLQRMPLAVTVRSRDFR; from the coding sequence GTGGGCTGGCAGAATCCGGATGTCCCGTGGTCCGAGCTGGAGGGTGCGCTCTCCGGCCGTGCGGTGACCGGTTCGTCCCTGCGCGGTGGCCCGGAGGAGGGCGACGGGGGCGACTCACCGGCCTGGTCGGCGCACCGTGGCCCCTACGAGCCGCCCGAGGGGCTGCGCCCGGCCGCGGCGGGTGCGGTGCCCTATGCGGAGCTGCACTGCCACTCGCACTTCAGCTTCCTCGACGGCGCGAGCTCCCCGGAGGAGCTGGTCGAGCGGGCCGCCGAGCTGGGGCTGGAGGCGGTCGCGCTCACCGACCACGACGGCATGTACGGCGTGGTCCGGTTCGCCGAGGCGGCCCGGGCGCTCGGGATGCGGACCGTGTTCGGGGCCGAGCTGAGCCTGGGCCTGTCCGCCCCGCAGGCCGGCGTCGCCGACCCGGAGGGAGAGCACCTGCTCCTGCTGGCCCGCGGCCCATCGGGCTACCGGGCGTTGTGCCGCACGATCTCCGCCGCGCAGATGCGCGGCGGCGAGAAGGGCCGCCCGGTCTACGACCTCGACGAGGTGGTCGCCGACACCGCGGGTGCGGTGGTCGTGCTCACCGGCTGCCGCAAGGGCGCGGTGCGCCGGGCACTCGACCGGGGCGGGCCGGCGGCGGCCGCAGTCGCGCTGGAGAACCTGGCGCAGCGGTTCGGCCGGGAGCACGTCCGGGTCGAGCTGACCGCGCACGGCGATCCGTGCGACACCGAGCGGAACGACGCGCTGGCCGCGCTGGCCGCCGCGGCCGGGATCGGCACCGTCGCGACCACCGCCGCGCACTACGCGACGCCGGACCGGGCGCCGCTGGCCGCTACGGTCGCCGCGGTGCGGGCCCGCCGCGGCCTGGACGAGATCGATCCCTGGCTGCCCGTCGCGGGCACCGCGCACCTGCGGTCGGGGGCGGAGATGGCGCTGCGGTTCGACGACCGGTATCCGGGCGCGGTCGCCCGGGCCGCGGAGCTGGGCCGGGAACTGGCGTTCGAGCTGCATCTGGTCGCCCCGGACCTGCCACCGTTCGACGTGCCGCCGGGGGAGACCGAGGCGACCTGGCTGCGGAAGCTGACCCGGATCGGCGTCATGACCCGGTACGGCAGCGAGGCCGAGCATCCGTTCGCCGCGCACACCGTGCAGCGTGAGCTGGCGATCATCGAACAGAAGAACTTCCCCGGCTACTTCCTGATCGTGCACGACATCGTGGACTTCTGCCGTCGCTCGGGGATCTTCTGCCAGGGCCGGGGATCCGCGGCGAACTCCGCGGTCTGTTACGCGCTGGGCATCACGAACGTCGACGCGGTACGCCACGGTCTGCTGTTCGAGCGGTTCCTGTCGCCGGACCGGGACGGTTACCCCGACATCGATCTGGACATCGAGTCCGGTCGCCGGGAGGAGGCCATCCAGTACGTGTACCGCCGCTACGGCCGGTTGTTCGCCGCGCAGGTCGCGAACGTCATCACCTATCGCCCGCGGTCGGCGGTCCGAGACACCGCCCGGGCGCTCGGGTTCTCACCCGGCCAGCAGGACGCATGGAGCAAGCGGGTGGAGCGGTGGCACGCCCTGGAGGCGGAGGCGCTGCCGCAGGACATGCCCGATCGGCTCGTCGAGCTCGCCGGGCAGCTGATGGGGGCGCCCCGGCATCTGGGCATCCACTCCGGCGGGATGGTCATCTGCGACCGGCCGGTGTCCGAGGTCGTCCCGGTGGAGTGGGCCCGGATGGCGGACCGGACGGTCGTGCAGTGGGACAAGGAGGACTGCGCCTCCGCGGGGCTGGTCAAGTTCGACCTGCTCGGCCTGGGGATGCTCACCGCGCTGCACCTGATGGTGGATCTGGTGGCCCGGCACGACGGCACCCGGATCGAGCTGCACGAGATCGGCGAGTCCGATCCGGAGGTCTACGCGATGCTGTCGCGGGCCGACTCGGTCGGGGTGTTCCAGGTGGAGTCCCGGGCCCAGATGGCGACGCTGCCGCGGCTGCGCCCGCGCGAGTTCTACGACCTGGTCGTCGAGGTCGCGCTGATCCGGCCCGGCCCGATCCAGGGCGGCTCGGTGCATCCCTACATCCGCCGCCGCAACGGTCTGGAGGACTGGGAGCACGATCACGAGCTGCTGAAACCGGCACTGGACAAGACCCTGGGCATTCCGCTGTTCCAGGAGCAGATGATGCAGATCGCGGTCGACGTCGCCGGGTTCTCCGCCGCCGAGGCCGACGAGCTGCGCCGGGCGATGGGGGCCAAACGCTCCACCGAGCGGATGGAGCGGCTGCGCGATCGGTTCTTCGACGGGATGGCGGCGAACGGGATCACTGGTGAGCTGGCGTCGAGGATCTTCACCAGGATGCTGGCGTTCGCGAACTTCGGGTTCCCGGAGAGCCATTCGATCAGCTTCGCGGCGCTCGTCTACTACTCGGCCTGGTTCAAGCGCTACCACCCGGCGGCCTTCTGCGCGGCGCTGCTCAACGCCCAGCCGATGGGTTTCTACTCGCCGCAGTCGCTGGTCGCCGACGCGCGACGGCACGGGGTGCTGGTCCGCGGGCCGGACGTGAACTCCGGCGGGGCCGACGCGATCCTGCAGGCGGTGGGCGAGGACGAGCCGGAGAGCACCGGCGGATGGGCGATCCGGCTCGGCCTGTCCGGGATCCGGACGATCGGCTCCGAACTCGCCGGGGTGATCGAGGCGGAACGGGCCGCGGCGGGGTCGTTCGCCGATCTCGCGGACCTGGCCCGCCGGGTCCGGTTGACCGGACCGCAGGCCGAGGCGCTGGCTACCGCCGGTGCGTTCGGCTGCTTCGGGGTGGACCGGCGGGAGGCACTGTGGGCGGCCGGTGTGGTCGCGGGGGTGCGTCCGGAACACCTGCCGGGGACCGCCGTCGGCCTGGCGGCGCCCGCGTTGCCCGGGATGACCGAGGCCGAGCTGACCGTCTCCGACGTCTGGGCCACCGGTGTCTCTCCGGACAGTCATCCGGTGCAGCACCTGCGCGCCGAGCTCGATGCGCTCGGTGCGGTCCGGATCGACCGGCTCGACGCCGTCGGGCGCCGGGAGCAGGCCCGCCGGAACGAGCATCAGCACCGGTCCGGGCCGGACGCACCGCCCCGAGTGCTGGTCGGAGGTCTGGTCACGCACCGGCAGCGTCCGGCGACGGCGGGCGGGGTGACGTTCGTGAACCTGGAGGACGAGTCCGGGATGCTCAACGTGACCTGTTCGGAGGGGCTGTGGGCCCGGTACCGGTCGGTGGCGCTGGGCAGTGCCGCGCTGCTGGTGCGCGGCCGGCTGGAACGCAGCCCGGAGGGGGTGCTGAACCTGCTGGCCGATCGGTTGCAGCGGATGCCGCTGGCGGTCACGGTGCGGTCTCGCGACTTCCGCTGA
- a CDS encoding M28 family peptidase encodes MRVLGAGVAAAALAACANVPAEPGATATLDTGTSAASSGGQADPGLPERLAAEVSADAAYAHLQELERIADANDGNRAVGTSGYDASVDYVVGELRAAGYEVQTPSFDVRTFTSNDARLTVADAPVPTEVLSFSPATPPGGLTAPLSVRARAPQDPTPGCEAEDYAGMPAGAIAVVERGVCPFGQKSQLAGAAGAGAVIIVNTEDAALPATLEDTPEVVPTASVTRSAGAGLQDGQQATLLLDTTIEQQTSRNVIAETTTGDPDRVLVAGAHLDSAPEGAGINDNGSGSAALLEVAQKLGPAPPAGQQVRFAWWGAEEIGLVGATKYVEGLSEPDLARIALYLNFDMVASPNPAYLVYDGDDSDGLGGQAGPPGSETAERVLTDALVAAGVPGPEGTAFDGRSDYGPFIDAGVPAGGLFTGAEKQKTPEQAEKWGGTAGQSFDPCYHTACDRLTNIDRTALDRNLTAMGSAIGRFAVDLTGVPAR; translated from the coding sequence GTGCGCGTGCTCGGGGCCGGGGTCGCCGCGGCCGCGCTGGCCGCCTGCGCGAACGTGCCCGCCGAGCCGGGCGCGACGGCGACGCTGGACACCGGGACCTCCGCGGCGAGCAGCGGCGGCCAGGCCGATCCCGGTCTGCCGGAGCGGCTCGCGGCCGAGGTCAGCGCCGATGCCGCCTACGCCCACCTGCAGGAGCTGGAGCGGATCGCCGACGCGAACGACGGCAACCGCGCGGTCGGCACATCGGGTTACGACGCGAGCGTCGACTACGTCGTGGGCGAGCTGCGCGCGGCCGGATACGAGGTGCAGACCCCCTCGTTCGACGTCCGCACCTTCACCTCGAACGACGCCCGGCTGACGGTCGCGGACGCGCCCGTCCCCACCGAGGTGCTCAGCTTCTCCCCCGCCACCCCGCCCGGCGGGCTGACCGCGCCGCTGTCCGTGCGGGCGCGCGCCCCGCAGGACCCGACCCCCGGCTGCGAGGCGGAGGACTACGCCGGGATGCCGGCCGGGGCGATCGCCGTCGTCGAGCGGGGCGTCTGCCCGTTCGGGCAGAAGTCCCAGCTGGCCGGCGCGGCCGGGGCCGGCGCCGTGATCATCGTGAACACCGAGGACGCGGCGCTGCCCGCCACCCTCGAGGACACCCCGGAGGTCGTCCCGACGGCATCGGTGACCAGGTCCGCGGGTGCCGGCCTGCAGGACGGGCAGCAGGCCACCCTGCTGCTGGACACCACCATCGAGCAGCAGACCTCGCGCAACGTGATCGCCGAGACGACGACCGGCGACCCGGACCGGGTGCTGGTGGCAGGGGCGCACCTGGACTCGGCGCCCGAGGGGGCCGGAATCAACGACAACGGCAGCGGCAGCGCGGCGCTGCTGGAGGTCGCGCAGAAGCTCGGCCCGGCTCCGCCCGCCGGGCAGCAGGTGCGTTTCGCATGGTGGGGCGCCGAGGAGATCGGCCTGGTCGGCGCGACGAAGTACGTCGAGGGGCTCTCCGAACCGGACCTGGCCCGGATCGCGCTCTACCTGAACTTCGACATGGTCGCCTCCCCGAACCCGGCCTACCTCGTCTACGACGGCGACGACTCCGACGGCCTCGGCGGGCAGGCCGGACCGCCCGGTTCGGAGACCGCGGAACGGGTGCTGACCGACGCGCTCGTCGCCGCCGGGGTGCCCGGCCCGGAGGGCACCGCCTTCGACGGCCGCTCGGACTACGGGCCCTTCATCGACGCCGGGGTCCCGGCGGGTGGCCTGTTCACCGGCGCCGAGAAACAGAAGACGCCGGAGCAGGCCGAGAAGTGGGGCGGCACGGCGGGCCAGTCGTTCGATCCGTGCTACCACACCGCGTGCGACCGGCTGACCAACATCGACCGGACGGCGCTGGACCGCAACCTCACCGCGATGGGCTCGGCGATCGGCCGGTTCGCGGTGGACCTGACCGGCGTTCCGGCCCGGTGA
- a CDS encoding DNA polymerase Y family protein codes for MSAEARVLAVWSPDWPVTAAARAAHVPVHRPAAVFHANRVLACSATARRYGVRRGLRRREAQARCPGLAVLAPDPGRDARLFEPVAAAVEELAPGVEVVRPGLLVLPARGPVGWFGGERAAVERLIDQVALRAATECQIGIADGMFAAELAARRGRGVPAGRSAEFLAPLEVAELDRDPDVDRSTLVDLLRRLGLRSLGAFAALAEADVASRFGADAVAAHRLARGVDPRPPARRVPPEELAAAIELDPPVDRVDAAAFAARGLATRLHEALAGHGLACTRLGVHARTDSGEELLRVWRCAEPLTPGGTVDRVRWQLDSWLGRGGSGTLVALRLTPEDTVQAGALQRGLWGDVGEADERAGRALVRVQALLGPEAVLTAVPAGGRDPGERIRLVPWGEERTAEVAGTSPKDPPASWPGRLPAPSPATVPPEPVPVRLFAAGGAEVHPAAPDLLDGAPHRISGGGGPDREITDWAGPWPMGARWWAPGDPGPAVRVQAVLADGTALLLVHRAGGWAVAGVYD; via the coding sequence ATGAGTGCCGAGGCCCGGGTACTCGCGGTCTGGTCCCCGGACTGGCCGGTCACCGCGGCGGCCCGGGCCGCGCACGTACCGGTGCACCGTCCGGCGGCGGTGTTCCATGCCAATCGGGTGCTGGCCTGCTCGGCGACCGCCCGCAGGTACGGGGTGCGGCGCGGGCTGCGCAGGCGCGAGGCGCAGGCCCGCTGTCCCGGGCTCGCGGTGCTCGCGCCGGATCCGGGCCGGGACGCGCGGCTGTTCGAGCCGGTCGCCGCGGCGGTCGAGGAGCTCGCCCCCGGCGTCGAGGTGGTCCGGCCCGGGCTGCTGGTGCTGCCGGCCCGCGGCCCGGTCGGCTGGTTCGGCGGCGAGCGGGCCGCGGTGGAACGGTTGATCGACCAGGTGGCGCTGCGGGCCGCCACCGAGTGCCAGATCGGGATCGCGGACGGGATGTTCGCCGCCGAGCTCGCGGCCCGCCGCGGTCGCGGGGTGCCTGCGGGCCGGTCGGCGGAGTTCCTGGCCCCGCTGGAGGTCGCCGAGCTGGACCGGGATCCGGATGTCGACCGGTCCACGCTGGTCGATCTGCTGCGCCGGCTCGGCCTGCGGTCGCTGGGGGCGTTCGCGGCGCTGGCCGAGGCCGACGTCGCCTCCCGGTTCGGCGCCGACGCGGTGGCCGCGCACCGGCTGGCCAGGGGCGTCGATCCGCGGCCCCCGGCCCGCCGGGTGCCGCCGGAGGAGCTGGCCGCGGCGATCGAGCTGGACCCGCCGGTGGACCGGGTGGATGCGGCCGCGTTCGCCGCCCGCGGGCTGGCCACCCGGCTGCACGAGGCGCTCGCCGGGCACGGTCTGGCGTGCACCCGGCTCGGGGTGCACGCGCGCACCGACAGCGGGGAGGAGCTGCTGCGGGTCTGGCGCTGCGCCGAGCCGCTGACCCCGGGCGGCACGGTCGACCGGGTGCGCTGGCAGCTCGACTCGTGGCTCGGGCGCGGCGGCTCCGGCACGCTGGTCGCGCTGCGCCTGACCCCCGAGGACACGGTGCAGGCCGGGGCGCTGCAGCGCGGGCTGTGGGGCGACGTCGGCGAGGCCGACGAGCGGGCCGGGCGGGCGCTGGTCCGGGTGCAGGCGCTGCTCGGGCCGGAGGCGGTGCTCACCGCGGTCCCGGCCGGCGGTCGGGACCCCGGCGAGCGGATCCGGCTGGTGCCCTGGGGGGAGGAGCGGACCGCCGAGGTCGCGGGCACGTCGCCGAAGGATCCGCCGGCGTCCTGGCCGGGGCGGTTGCCGGCACCGTCGCCGGCGACGGTGCCGCCGGAGCCGGTACCGGTCCGGCTGTTCGCGGCCGGTGGCGCCGAGGTGCACCCGGCCGCCCCGGACCTGCTCGACGGCGCCCCGCACCGGATCTCCGGTGGTGGTGGCCCGGACCGGGAGATCACCGACTGGGCCGGTCCCTGGCCGATGGGGGCCCGCTGGTGGGCACCCGGCGATCCCGGCCCGGCGGTGCGGGTGCAGGCCGTCCTCGCCGACGGGACGGCACTGCTGCTCGTGCACCGGGCCGGCGGCTGGGCGGTGGCCGGTGTCTACGACTGA
- the purH gene encoding bifunctional phosphoribosylaminoimidazolecarboxamide formyltransferase/IMP cyclohydrolase — protein MSERRPVRRALISVYDKAGLLDLATGLHAAGVEIVSTGSTAARIADAGVPVTAVEEVTGFPECFDGRVKTLHPRVHAGLLADTRKPEHLDQLEQLGIAPFDLLVSNLYPFRETVASGASRDEIVEQIDIGGPAMVRASAKNHDSVAVVVDPGRYEWVLEQVAAGGFVIEDRRGLAAEAFRHTAGYDVAVASWMGADLAPEEDAGPFPTWIGATWNRARSLRYGENPHQAAALYTDGAPGLAGAEQLHGKEMSYNNFVDADAAWRAAHDHGDRPTVAVIKHANPCGIAVGTDVAQAHRKANATDPVSAFGGVIAVNGEVSVELAEQVAEIFTEVLLAPSYADGALEVLQRKKNIRLLRIPGEVARAAVELRPISGGVLVQQRDLVDADGDDPAAWKLVTGDPVAEETLADLAFAWRACRAVKSNAILLAHDGAAVGVGMGQVNRVDAARLAVQRAGDRSRGSVAASDAFFPFPDGLEVLLDAGVAAVVQPGGSVRDELVVAACAKAGVAMYLTGTRHFAH, from the coding sequence ATGAGTGAGCGCAGGCCGGTCCGCCGGGCCCTGATCAGTGTCTACGACAAGGCCGGGCTGCTGGACCTGGCGACCGGGCTGCACGCCGCGGGGGTGGAGATCGTCTCGACCGGGTCGACCGCTGCCCGGATCGCCGACGCCGGTGTGCCGGTCACCGCGGTCGAGGAGGTCACCGGGTTCCCCGAGTGCTTCGACGGCCGGGTGAAGACGCTGCACCCGCGGGTGCACGCCGGGCTGCTGGCCGACACCCGCAAGCCCGAGCACCTCGACCAGCTGGAGCAGCTGGGCATCGCGCCGTTCGACCTGCTGGTGTCCAACCTGTACCCGTTCCGGGAGACCGTGGCGTCCGGCGCGAGCCGGGACGAGATCGTCGAGCAGATCGACATCGGCGGCCCGGCGATGGTGCGCGCGTCGGCGAAGAACCACGACAGCGTCGCCGTGGTGGTCGATCCGGGCCGCTACGAGTGGGTGCTGGAGCAGGTCGCCGCGGGCGGGTTCGTGATCGAGGACCGGCGCGGGCTGGCTGCCGAGGCGTTCCGGCACACCGCGGGGTACGACGTCGCGGTGGCGTCCTGGATGGGGGCCGATCTGGCGCCCGAGGAGGACGCCGGGCCGTTCCCGACCTGGATCGGCGCCACCTGGAACCGCGCGCGGTCGTTGCGCTACGGCGAGAACCCGCACCAGGCCGCCGCGCTGTACACCGACGGTGCCCCCGGCCTGGCCGGTGCCGAGCAGCTGCACGGCAAGGAGATGTCGTACAACAACTTCGTCGACGCCGACGCCGCCTGGCGGGCCGCGCACGACCACGGCGACCGGCCGACCGTCGCGGTGATCAAGCACGCGAACCCGTGCGGCATCGCGGTCGGGACGGACGTCGCGCAGGCGCACCGGAAGGCCAACGCCACCGACCCGGTGTCGGCCTTCGGCGGCGTGATCGCGGTCAACGGTGAGGTCTCGGTGGAGCTGGCCGAGCAGGTCGCGGAGATCTTCACCGAGGTGCTGCTCGCCCCGTCGTACGCCGACGGTGCGCTGGAGGTGCTGCAGCGCAAGAAGAACATCCGGCTGCTGCGGATCCCCGGTGAGGTCGCCCGGGCCGCGGTGGAGCTGCGCCCGATCTCCGGCGGGGTGCTCGTCCAGCAGCGCGACCTGGTCGACGCCGACGGTGACGACCCGGCGGCCTGGAAGCTCGTCACCGGGGACCCGGTCGCCGAGGAGACCCTCGCCGACCTGGCGTTCGCCTGGCGCGCCTGCCGTGCGGTGAAGTCGAACGCGATCCTGCTCGCGCACGACGGCGCCGCGGTCGGCGTCGGCATGGGTCAGGTCAACCGGGTGGACGCGGCCCGGCTCGCGGTGCAGCGCGCCGGTGACCGGTCGCGCGGCTCGGTCGCGGCCTCGGACGCGTTCTTCCCGTTCCCGGACGGGCTGGAGGTGCTGCTCGACGCCGGTGTCGCCGCGGTCGTGCAGCCCGGCGGTTCGGTGCGCGACGAGCTGGTGGTCGCGGCCTGTGCGAAGGCGGGCGTCGCGATGTACCTGACCGGAACGCGGCACTTCGCGCACTGA
- the purN gene encoding phosphoribosylglycinamide formyltransferase: protein MGADEQPVTGRFRIVVLVSGGGTLLQALLDAAGPEYRVVAVGADRSGAAGLDRAAAAGLPTFVERVGDHPDRAAWNRALAVAVTAHRPDLVVGAGFMKLVAPAFLDALGCPMLNTHPALLPAFPGAHAVRDALAAGVDVTGATVHEVDAGLDTGPVLAQAEVPVLPGDDETVLHERIKTEERRLLVGTVRRLAASGTTASEPTR from the coding sequence GTGGGAGCGGACGAACAGCCGGTGACCGGCCGGTTCCGGATCGTCGTCCTGGTCTCGGGTGGCGGGACCCTGCTCCAGGCGTTGCTCGACGCGGCGGGCCCGGAGTACCGGGTGGTCGCCGTCGGGGCGGACCGCTCCGGGGCCGCCGGACTGGACCGGGCCGCGGCAGCGGGGCTGCCGACTTTCGTCGAGCGGGTCGGTGATCATCCGGACCGGGCGGCGTGGAACCGGGCACTCGCCGTGGCCGTGACGGCACACCGGCCCGACCTCGTCGTCGGGGCCGGTTTCATGAAGCTGGTCGCACCGGCTTTCCTGGACGCACTCGGATGCCCGATGCTGAACACGCATCCGGCCCTGCTGCCGGCGTTCCCCGGCGCGCACGCGGTGCGTGACGCGCTGGCCGCCGGGGTGGACGTCACCGGCGCGACCGTGCACGAGGTCGACGCGGGACTGGACACCGGGCCGGTGCTCGCGCAGGCGGAGGTGCCGGTGCTCCCGGGCGACGACGAGACCGTCCTGCACGAGCGGATCAAGACCGAGGAACGACGGCTGCTGGTCGGGACGGTGCGGCGGCTCGCCGCATCGGGGACCACCGCCTCCGAACCCACGAGGTGA